The genomic region TCGGTTTTGGGCGTAGATTTCAGGCGACCTGTGATTGGGTTCCATAGCCCCGGGGTTTCGGGCTAGTGTTTCCATTGTGATGGTTTCAAAGTTGCGGATGGACAGGGCATGTCGAGATTGATTCTTGAGCATCCACAACTTCACTTCCTATTAACCCCGACATTTTGGCAATACTATTAGCGTCTAAGCTCTCCCCACGATGAGAAAAAGGCTGTAGAAATTGATCCACCGGATTTAGAGTGCCTTGGCTGTGGGGGACCACGAGTGTCACCCCGCGAGGGGAGTGATGGTGCCTTCGGACAGGAATGGATTTTCTGTCCATAATATGGCGGAGTACCGGTCGGTGATCCTCGTTAAGTCTGGCTGATTTTGTATTATCCCCCCCTGTAGAATCGCTAGGCCTAGTACTCTGGTTTGTATGCTACACCAGTTGAGGATTCTTGGATGACAAATAGTAAAGTAGGTTCGCTGACTGCACCATCGTATGAACACTCTCCCGGACGGCGAGGATGGACCGCCGTCTCTTTCCCGCACGTTCTCTCCCGAGGAGGTCAACATGGATTTGACCATGTGCGGCCTGTTGCCGAATCGCGCAGAAGAGGTTGCTCGGTTGTACAAAGAATATGGGAACTGGAATCAGGTCAAGGAAGTCTGGTTCGAGGAACGGCGTGCGAACCGCAGCACAAAGGGGAGCTCACAGAAAATATACCGAGTCCTTTCATCCCGATTCAAAAACGCGCCTGCCAGTCTCCCCAATCCACGCAATCTGCCAGACGTGTTGGATACCTGTTCGTCATCCCGAGACAAAGCGCAAGTGCTCTACTTGTATCTGATCGCCGACGACGCGCTCGTTCGATACACAATCCACGAATACGCCCAGCGACTATCCGCTGACCACCCTGGTGCACTAGACTT from Halanaeroarchaeum sulfurireducens harbors:
- a CDS encoding DUF1819 family protein, whose translation is MNTLPDGEDGPPSLSRTFSPEEVNMDLTMCGLLPNRAEEVARLYKEYGNWNQVKEVWFEERRANRSTKGSSQKIYRVLSSRFKNAPASLPNPRNLPDVLDTCSSSRDKAQVLYLYLIADDALVRYTIHEYAQRLSADHPGALDFSNETLTTILNQFEYSDGTSFDYADSTTERWCEGFRSVMREIGALEDQQTVVGNPPSIGDIPLLTAMDHSYEEGEKEWFESPIGFQYLFQPSDRWEELYNRATETGAWKFVELHGSLQLHPANEPYTWITNGGAE